Proteins encoded together in one Candidatus Xianfuyuplasma coldseepsis window:
- a CDS encoding response regulator transcription factor, protein MRNILVLEDNKDINKVITNLLTKAGYKVFSTFNAFDALEVFKQNKIECILTDLMLPIMSGEEFIQEIRKESNVHIIIISAKTTNPDKLEGLKKGADDYLFKPFLEDEVLIKIENLFIKKDYQENIKTFNDKEVVFVEGKPELVLSNKVVSLTTVEYQMVRLLIQENNKVITRDQFMDVLYAFGDEVFDRVIDVHIRNIRKKIKKVYNKEIIKTVYGLGYSFIGDLDE, encoded by the coding sequence ATGAGAAATATATTAGTACTAGAAGATAACAAGGATATAAATAAGGTGATTACAAACCTATTGACGAAAGCGGGTTATAAAGTGTTCTCGACTTTTAATGCTTTTGATGCCCTTGAAGTTTTTAAGCAAAACAAAATCGAATGTATTTTAACAGACTTAATGTTACCAATAATGTCTGGTGAGGAGTTTATACAGGAAATTCGTAAAGAATCTAATGTTCATATAATCATTATTTCAGCTAAAACAACCAACCCTGATAAACTTGAAGGACTAAAAAAAGGTGCAGATGATTATTTGTTTAAGCCATTCTTAGAAGATGAAGTATTAATTAAGATTGAGAATCTGTTTATTAAAAAAGACTATCAGGAAAACATTAAAACTTTTAATGATAAAGAAGTGGTATTTGTGGAAGGAAAACCAGAATTAGTACTATCTAATAAAGTAGTTTCATTAACTACTGTAGAGTATCAAATGGTTCGATTACTTATTCAAGAAAATAACAAAGTCATAACTAGAGATCAATTCATGGATGTTTTATATGCATTTGGTGATGAAGTGTTTGATAGAGTAATCGATGTTCATATAAGAAACATACGCAAGAAAATCAAGAAGGTCTATAATAAAGAGATTATCAAGACAGTCTATGGATTAGGGTATTCATTCATAGGTGATTTGGATGAATAA
- a CDS encoding sensor histidine kinase produces the protein MNSLYKLSRKRVLILIGSFLFLVLFGVSSVAYLVNQYYREQLVEIENERFVEFFEHDFKFSGEESAIDLAKHYAHVNNLQLIITDDSDSIIYETEKPVEEFSIYSIEVNESLYSIKIDYSNSRILLVRDKEIMIMYYIIISVYTITIVYIVISRRLKNKRILSDLGQIEYLISNKQRMKNSFHYEELARLFDTFNEFSSKLDLLQEKRKDGFNALAHDLKTPITILLNHLEGITETDELFKNKEAILESLRNLSSTASDLVSENFQGISTRFNISKALKKELPKYTSSFASRNMKIKDYILDDLYVEWNRTDFSRVLGNLLTNAFYYSDKDTEVTVQLINGSETYSLVVINYGELINDENLERIFEKNVRISEEGDDTGNGIGLYITKLLVQEAGGTIKATSSQEFNRFEITLPKWIED, from the coding sequence ATGAATAGTTTATATAAATTGTCTAGAAAAAGAGTTCTAATTTTAATTGGTTCATTTCTTTTCCTTGTTTTATTCGGTGTTTCTTCGGTAGCTTATTTAGTTAATCAATATTACCGAGAACAGTTAGTTGAAATTGAAAATGAACGTTTTGTTGAATTTTTTGAACACGATTTCAAGTTTTCAGGTGAAGAAAGTGCGATTGATTTAGCGAAACACTATGCACATGTAAACAACCTTCAACTTATAATAACTGATGATAGTGATAGTATTATCTATGAAACTGAAAAACCCGTTGAAGAGTTTTCCATTTATAGCATTGAAGTCAATGAAAGCCTATATAGTATAAAAATTGATTATTCTAATAGTAGGATTTTGCTTGTAAGGGATAAAGAAATTATGATTATGTACTACATTATAATATCCGTATATACCATAACAATTGTTTACATTGTTATATCTAGGAGATTAAAAAACAAAAGAATACTATCGGATTTAGGACAAATAGAATATTTGATATCTAATAAACAACGAATGAAAAACTCTTTTCATTATGAAGAACTAGCTAGATTGTTTGATACTTTTAATGAGTTTTCATCAAAATTAGATCTATTACAGGAGAAGAGAAAAGATGGATTTAATGCTTTAGCTCATGATCTCAAAACTCCGATAACTATTTTGCTAAATCATCTTGAGGGCATTACAGAAACCGATGAGTTATTCAAAAATAAAGAGGCCATTTTAGAATCTTTAAGAAATCTTAGTTCAACTGCTAGTGATTTAGTAAGTGAGAATTTCCAAGGTATAAGTACTAGATTTAATATTTCTAAAGCTCTAAAGAAGGAGTTGCCAAAGTACACATCATCGTTCGCTTCTAGGAACATGAAAATTAAAGATTATATACTAGATGATTTGTATGTAGAATGGAATAGAACAGATTTCTCAAGAGTTTTAGGTAATCTACTCACAAATGCATTCTACTATAGTGATAAAGATACAGAAGTGACTGTACAGTTGATTAACGGAAGTGAAACATACTCTCTTGTTGTTATAAATTACGGTGAGTTAATTAATGATGAGAATTTGGAAAGGATTTTCGAAAAGAATGTTAGGATTTCTGAAGAAGGTGACGACACAGGAAACGGAATAGGATTATATATCACAAAACTATTAGTCCAAGAGGCTGGTGGAACTATAAAAGCTACTAGTTCTCAGGAGTTCAATAGATTTGAAATAACCCTCCCAAAGTGGATAGAAGATTAA
- a CDS encoding thioredoxin family protein: MAKKRKRRSKDNFIRNVLIIFGSMFVILIGMLIIYNITSDELKYKDFENVSSYEEVKNISDQKYLLYYYSDSCPYCQQIKATSLNFFDENKDELPVYMLDADRIRGSKDSLNLPFGESLSSTPTLMVVENGIITQFLVGTVEIQNYYDNYGK, translated from the coding sequence ATGGCAAAAAAACGAAAAAGACGTAGTAAAGACAACTTCATTAGAAATGTACTTATTATTTTTGGTTCAATGTTTGTAATATTAATAGGTATGTTAATTATTTACAATATAACTTCAGATGAACTAAAATATAAGGATTTTGAGAATGTATCATCATATGAAGAAGTAAAAAATATCAGTGATCAGAAATATTTACTATATTACTATTCAGATAGTTGCCCATATTGTCAACAGATTAAGGCTACTTCACTAAACTTCTTTGACGAAAACAAAGACGAGTTACCCGTATACATGTTAGATGCTGACAGAATAAGAGGATCAAAAGATAGTTTAAACTTACCATTTGGTGAAAGTCTAAGCTCAACACCTACTCTCATGGTGGTAGAAAATGGAATAATTACTCAATTTCTAGTTGGTACTGTAGAAATTCAAAATTATTATGACAATTATGGTAAATAA
- a CDS encoding iron-containing alcohol dehydrogenase family protein, translating to MRSITHKISIPSIVKIEKGSFDLIGDILIDDNIERVIIIIDQNMHNILSERIDKQFKKIKIEFSFLIVDTNLSLRKLSKTAYNLDNKTQLLLGIGGGSIIDRTKYISYLRKIPWISIPTSPSNDGISSPLSSLYIDNKRVSVPAKMPYGIIIDTNIIMNSPYHMIMSGIGDSVSNITAVYDMELESKHTRNQKDDFSVIFSLQSISSLMGLPIMNVRSEKFIESLLTSLVMSGIAMEMSGTSKPSSGSEHLISHAIDQVLEINNYPHGIQVGLSTYIVSRVQENCSKEINMFFTKTGFWEYVEELKIKKSVIVEAIKLAPFIKENRYTILSNQEYIDKAIRILDEDEYLKRVLF from the coding sequence ATGAGAAGTATAACACATAAAATTTCTATACCAAGTATTGTTAAGATAGAAAAAGGTTCATTTGATTTAATTGGGGATATATTAATTGATGACAATATAGAAAGAGTCATCATAATAATAGATCAAAACATGCATAATATATTGTCAGAACGGATTGATAAGCAGTTTAAGAAAATCAAAATAGAATTTAGTTTCCTAATTGTGGATACTAATCTTTCACTTAGAAAGTTAAGTAAGACTGCATATAATTTAGATAATAAGACTCAATTATTGTTAGGTATTGGTGGAGGTAGCATTATTGATAGAACAAAGTACATTAGCTATTTAAGAAAAATACCTTGGATTAGTATTCCCACATCACCTTCTAACGATGGGATTTCATCACCTCTTTCATCCTTATATATAGATAATAAAAGAGTAAGTGTTCCAGCTAAAATGCCATATGGAATAATTATAGATACAAATATTATTATGAACAGTCCTTATCATATGATAATGTCCGGTATTGGAGATAGTGTGTCTAATATAACAGCTGTATATGATATGGAGTTAGAAAGTAAACACACCAGAAATCAAAAAGATGATTTCTCAGTTATTTTTTCACTTCAGAGCATCAGTTCCTTAATGGGTCTACCTATTATGAATGTAAGAAGCGAAAAATTTATCGAGAGTCTTTTAACCTCCTTGGTAATGAGTGGAATTGCAATGGAAATGTCAGGAACGTCTAAACCTTCAAGTGGATCAGAACATTTAATCAGTCATGCAATTGATCAAGTACTAGAAATAAATAACTATCCACATGGTATTCAAGTTGGACTTTCAACGTATATTGTAAGCCGTGTTCAAGAAAACTGTAGTAAGGAAATTAACATGTTTTTCACTAAGACCGGATTTTGGGAGTATGTTGAAGAATTGAAAATAAAGAAATCAGTTATAGTTGAAGCCATAAAATTGGCACCTTTCATAAAGGAGAATAGATATACTATTTTAAGTAATCAAGAGTACATTGATAAGGCGATTAGAATTCTTGATGAAGATGAATATCTAAAAAGAGTACTTTTTTGA
- a CDS encoding thioredoxin family protein produces the protein MSRKKHRKSDHFFRNVLIGFGTIFLTLIVLIIVFEASSEELKYSSFDEINNYDDIYSIDDQKFLLYFYSESCGACQNIKTSSLSFFKQYEDDLPVYMMDATRIKGSKDILILPFGEELTSTPTLMVVENGIITEFYIGTVEISNFYSSFHE, from the coding sequence ATGTCTAGGAAAAAACATAGAAAATCGGATCATTTTTTCAGAAATGTCCTGATTGGATTCGGTACGATTTTCCTTACTTTAATTGTATTGATAATTGTATTTGAAGCTTCATCAGAAGAACTAAAGTACTCAAGTTTTGATGAAATAAACAATTATGATGACATTTATTCAATAGATGATCAAAAATTTCTTCTATACTTTTACTCAGAAAGTTGTGGAGCATGTCAGAACATCAAAACATCCTCTTTAAGCTTTTTTAAGCAGTATGAAGATGATTTACCTGTATATATGATGGATGCAACTAGAATTAAGGGGTCCAAGGACATCCTAATTTTACCTTTTGGTGAGGAATTAACTTCAACTCCAACTTTGATGGTTGTAGAGAATGGTATAATAACTGAGTTCTATATCGGTACAGTAGAGATTTCAAACTTCTACTCCAGTTTCCATGAATAA
- a CDS encoding heavy-metal-associated domain-containing protein gives MLKKRIAMENLACNGCTNKIINELKNLKYVSAALFDFNSQIMEITVTNDFNSNESLLEIKKIVDSIESGINTYLLESIKVKGKEYV, from the coding sequence ATGTTAAAAAAAAGAATTGCTATGGAAAATCTTGCATGTAATGGTTGTACAAACAAAATAATCAACGAACTGAAGAATCTAAAGTATGTGAGTGCTGCACTTTTTGATTTCAATTCTCAAATTATGGAAATCACAGTCACCAATGACTTCAACTCCAATGAGTCATTATTGGAAATAAAAAAAATTGTAGACTCGATTGAGTCTGGTATCAATACTTATTTGTTAGAAAGTATCAAAGTCAAAGGTAAAGAATATGTCTAG
- a CDS encoding DUF302 domain-containing protein, producing MKLFYKIESDYTLEETLELVRNTITSANFTILAEFNLSDKLRANNLPYSDELIVMEVCNPSYAYAVLNTKANSKFLLPCRITINKGKRISVGIMNYEAFDALEYSLSDAEQYVLNEIKQAISVVEKKNKLNIN from the coding sequence ATGAAACTGTTCTATAAAATTGAATCAGACTATACTCTAGAAGAAACATTAGAATTAGTAAGAAATACAATTACATCTGCGAATTTCACAATACTCGCAGAATTTAACCTTTCAGATAAATTAAGGGCAAATAATTTGCCATATAGTGATGAATTAATTGTAATGGAAGTATGTAATCCATCATACGCTTATGCTGTATTAAATACTAAAGCTAACTCCAAATTTTTGCTCCCATGTAGGATAACTATTAATAAAGGCAAAAGAATATCAGTTGGAATTATGAACTATGAAGCTTTTGATGCACTTGAATACTCTTTAAGTGATGCAGAGCAATATGTTTTAAATGAGATTAAACAGGCAATATCAGTAGTAGAAAAGAAAAATAAGTTAAATATTAATTAG
- a CDS encoding heavy metal translocating P-type ATPase, protein MKKTDNTLDFKIDGMTCSTCANTVEKKLDSLEGVSIANVNIATEKGHVVFDSTKIDESKIYAAVSEAGYKAVINKESSIEKVTMRVDNMTCSSCAISIEKILDTLEGVVSANVNFAVEKVTIEYDKNQLRLVDIQNKVSEIGYEIKLESTNEDVDEDEIKIKKAAKKMWISIGLSTLIMIIMVVHMFITPVPGYLAITAILGIPIIFGTGLHVHKGSFKALRNWNPNMDVLVTLGSLPPYLIGLLGFFIPVTTFIEMATTIMTFHLIGKYLEIRAKGRASQAIKKLLEMGAKTAKVIIDGKEVEMPVSDLQVGDIMVVRPGEKVPTDGIIIEGKGLLDESMATGESMPVKRVVGDELIGATINKQGLLKVEVSKIGKDTFLSQVVKMMEECQGSKVPIQEFADRITGYFVPAIMIITLLTFISFNLFPGFHLGIVEWGARFLPWVNPDLSPLTLSFITATAVLVISCPCALGLGTPTALMVGSGMGAEKGILIRNGEAIQTFKSVTAVAFDKTGTITKGKPEVTDIISYNNTSNSDILFYSASVEHGSEHPLSNAIVEKAEIEGIKIDNVKDFEVIVGMGVKGTVKKQNVLIGNRKLMTTNDIEYSTIESDLIKLEEEAKTAMIMALENKIVAVIAVADPIKEESAQAIELLTKMGLTTVMITGDNKRTANAIGRKVGITHVVAEVLPDGKVDEVKRLQEKFGTVAMVGDGINDAPALKQANVGIAIGTGTDIAIEAADVTLVRGELTGIVSAIRLSRAIFRKIKENYFWAWIYNAVFIPIAVIGLLHPLIGAAAMAMSSLNVVYNSLRLKKQDIEPKLVTRSV, encoded by the coding sequence ATGAAAAAAACAGACAACACATTAGATTTTAAGATAGATGGTATGACTTGTAGTACTTGTGCAAATACTGTTGAGAAAAAGTTAGATTCTTTAGAAGGTGTCTCAATAGCGAATGTCAATATTGCTACTGAAAAAGGGCATGTTGTTTTTGATTCTACTAAGATAGACGAATCTAAAATTTATGCTGCAGTTTCAGAAGCTGGATACAAGGCTGTTATAAATAAAGAGTCTAGTATAGAAAAGGTAACTATGAGAGTTGATAACATGACATGTTCATCTTGTGCTATCAGCATAGAAAAAATACTTGATACACTTGAAGGAGTCGTTTCTGCAAATGTAAACTTCGCTGTAGAAAAAGTAACAATAGAGTACGATAAAAATCAATTAAGATTAGTTGATATTCAAAACAAAGTATCTGAAATTGGTTATGAGATTAAGTTGGAGAGCACGAATGAAGATGTAGATGAAGATGAAATCAAGATAAAAAAAGCCGCAAAAAAAATGTGGATATCAATTGGTTTATCTACATTAATTATGATAATCATGGTGGTTCACATGTTTATTACACCAGTCCCTGGTTATCTCGCAATTACAGCAATATTAGGAATACCAATTATATTTGGTACAGGATTACACGTACATAAAGGAAGTTTCAAAGCACTAAGAAACTGGAATCCTAATATGGACGTATTAGTAACGTTGGGATCATTACCTCCTTATCTAATTGGACTACTTGGTTTCTTTATACCCGTTACAACATTTATTGAAATGGCAACAACAATCATGACTTTTCACCTTATTGGTAAATATTTAGAAATTCGTGCAAAAGGTAGAGCATCACAGGCTATTAAGAAATTATTAGAAATGGGTGCGAAAACAGCAAAAGTAATTATTGATGGCAAAGAAGTAGAAATGCCAGTATCAGATTTACAAGTTGGAGATATAATGGTTGTTAGACCTGGAGAAAAAGTACCTACTGATGGGATTATCATAGAAGGAAAAGGACTTCTTGATGAGTCGATGGCAACAGGAGAATCAATGCCTGTTAAAAGAGTAGTTGGGGATGAACTGATAGGGGCAACTATCAATAAACAAGGACTATTAAAAGTAGAAGTATCAAAAATTGGTAAAGATACATTTTTGTCTCAAGTTGTAAAAATGATGGAAGAGTGTCAAGGGTCAAAAGTACCTATTCAAGAGTTTGCAGATAGAATAACTGGATATTTTGTACCAGCTATTATGATTATTACTCTGTTAACTTTTATCTCATTTAATTTATTTCCTGGATTCCATCTAGGTATTGTTGAATGGGGAGCAAGATTCTTACCTTGGGTTAATCCTGATTTATCTCCTCTCACATTATCATTTATTACTGCAACAGCAGTATTGGTAATCTCGTGTCCATGTGCATTAGGTCTTGGTACACCTACAGCATTGATGGTAGGTAGTGGAATGGGTGCAGAAAAAGGAATTTTAATTCGTAATGGTGAAGCTATCCAAACATTTAAGAGTGTTACAGCTGTAGCCTTTGATAAAACTGGAACAATTACGAAAGGGAAACCTGAAGTAACTGACATCATCTCATATAATAACACTTCAAATTCGGACATTTTATTCTATTCTGCCTCAGTTGAACATGGTTCAGAACATCCATTATCAAATGCAATCGTAGAAAAAGCCGAGATAGAAGGTATTAAAATTGATAATGTGAAAGACTTTGAAGTAATCGTAGGAATGGGTGTAAAAGGTACCGTTAAAAAACAAAATGTACTAATTGGTAATCGTAAACTTATGACTACAAATGACATCGAGTACTCTACAATTGAAAGTGATTTAATAAAGCTAGAAGAAGAAGCTAAAACAGCTATGATTATGGCACTTGAGAATAAGATAGTTGCAGTAATTGCAGTAGCCGATCCGATTAAAGAAGAATCTGCTCAGGCAATTGAGTTGCTAACAAAAATGGGCTTAACAACAGTTATGATAACAGGAGATAATAAAAGAACTGCAAATGCAATTGGACGTAAAGTAGGAATCACTCATGTGGTTGCTGAAGTGTTGCCAGATGGTAAAGTTGATGAAGTTAAACGTCTTCAAGAGAAGTTTGGTACAGTTGCAATGGTCGGTGATGGAATCAATGATGCGCCAGCTTTAAAACAAGCTAACGTTGGAATTGCAATTGGAACTGGAACTGATATCGCTATAGAGGCAGCTGACGTAACACTTGTCAGAGGAGAACTAACTGGAATTGTTTCGGCAATAAGATTATCAAGAGCTATCTTTAGAAAGATTAAAGAAAACTACTTCTGGGCATGGATTTATAATGCGGTATTTATTCCAATAGCAGTTATAGGGTTACTACATCCGCTTATCGGTGCAGCAGCGATGGCCATGAGTTCACTAAATGTAGTATATAACTCATTAAGATTGAAAAAACAAGATATAGAACCTAAATTAGTTACAAGATCAGTTTAA
- a CDS encoding heavy-metal-associated domain-containing protein has translation MKKELHIEGMTCKHCSMKVENKLLEICGVSSVEVNVDSKTAIVQLNHEVSDLTFEESIGSIGYTLLEIKK, from the coding sequence ATGAAAAAAGAATTACATATTGAAGGTATGACTTGCAAACATTGCTCTATGAAGGTTGAAAATAAACTTTTAGAGATTTGTGGTGTTTCAAGTGTTGAAGTAAATGTAGATTCAAAGACAGCAATAGTTCAGTTGAATCATGAAGTTAGTGACTTGACATTTGAAGAGAGTATTGGATCTATTGGTTATACTCTTTTAGAAATCAAAAAATAA
- a CDS encoding metal-sensing transcriptional repressor: protein MDNKTINILKTSRGQIDAVIRMAEEGRYCVDILNQILATQALLKKANLKILEDHIRGCVKNSFENGDSNSKIDEVIEIIDTYLK from the coding sequence ATGGATAATAAGACAATAAATATTTTAAAAACTTCCCGAGGTCAAATTGATGCAGTTATTAGAATGGCTGAAGAAGGTAGATATTGTGTCGATATATTGAACCAGATTTTAGCTACACAGGCTTTGCTAAAGAAGGCAAACTTGAAAATCTTAGAAGATCATATTAGAGGATGTGTGAAAAACTCATTTGAAAATGGTGATTCTAATAGTAAAATTGACGAAGTAATTGAAATTATTGATACGTACTTGAAATGA
- a CDS encoding heavy metal translocating P-type ATPase: protein MIKKIIMENLMCTSCTSKIETELKSLSYIDNASFNFNTQTMLLDVTDKYNENEALIEIKKIVDSIETGVDTHLPNSESTKMKKRIIINAFLLGIVITSTAFLFENKMNINISIALRWIGYILISKNILIKTFKGLYRKDFFNENTLMIVATVVAMLLGEFNEAVLVVLFYTFGEFLQNRAVKKSRGEIKGLVDLKIEYANVLINGETIIKTPEEISIDDVLLVKNGEKIPVDGIVIDGNTSINTSALTGESKLTIVNKGDEILSGNINVGSVIKVKATKMYKDSTVAKIIDLIENSTNNKATPENFITKFAKIYTPTVAVLALLMFTIPTLINPSGMEVYLYRAAIFLVISCPCALVLSIPLTYFSGIGASARNGILFKGSTYLDMLANIDNIAIDKTGTLTKGNFTVSSYSNDETLKLAASIEAFSNHPIASSIVEYYKGPLYEVKDVKEISGKGISGIIEGKIVLVGNRQLMNENDIIYTNLNEDTTSVLVAIENEFVGQVVIEDEIHETAKVAIDSLKGIDITMLTGDNKYIASKIANELGINFKSGLLPEQKIEEYNNIQSDQYKMFVGDGINDAPLLKNADIGVAMGQGSEIAIDVADIIIMNNDLTKIPLARKISLKTKRIVYQNIALTIGLKFFVVSLAAFGLSSMLAAIFADVGVSLIAVINSLRIIYSKEFNNKSNQKTNHSNRIFELCSDIVIYSILDFLSSGEKSADNLYNQIKVKTSRIENRIKLLKEEKLISEKKIDGVTYYYLIDKSIFEMLKFSTVN from the coding sequence ATGATAAAAAAGATAATTATGGAAAACCTAATGTGCACAAGTTGTACAAGTAAAATCGAAACCGAACTTAAAAGTCTTTCATATATTGACAATGCTTCATTTAATTTCAACACACAAACCATGTTGTTAGATGTGACAGATAAATATAATGAGAATGAAGCACTTATTGAAATTAAAAAAATCGTAGATTCTATTGAAACAGGAGTAGATACGCATTTGCCTAATAGTGAGTCAACAAAGATGAAGAAAAGAATAATCATAAATGCTTTTCTTTTAGGAATAGTCATAACCTCAACAGCATTCTTATTTGAAAATAAAATGAATATTAATATCTCGATTGCATTAAGATGGATTGGATATATACTAATTAGTAAAAACATTCTTATAAAGACATTCAAAGGTCTTTACAGAAAAGACTTCTTCAATGAAAACACCTTAATGATTGTTGCAACAGTTGTTGCGATGTTACTTGGTGAATTTAATGAAGCAGTATTGGTTGTATTATTCTACACATTTGGAGAATTTTTGCAAAACAGAGCAGTTAAAAAAAGCCGTGGTGAAATAAAAGGGCTTGTTGATCTGAAAATAGAATATGCAAATGTTTTAATAAATGGTGAAACGATCATAAAAACTCCGGAAGAAATTAGTATCGATGATGTATTGCTTGTTAAGAATGGTGAAAAAATCCCAGTAGACGGTATTGTAATCGATGGAAATACATCAATTAATACCTCCGCATTAACTGGTGAGTCGAAATTGACAATAGTAAACAAAGGAGATGAAATCCTAAGTGGTAATATCAATGTAGGTTCAGTAATCAAGGTTAAGGCAACTAAAATGTATAAAGATTCTACAGTTGCAAAAATCATTGATTTAATTGAAAACTCAACAAATAATAAAGCAACACCTGAAAATTTCATTACTAAGTTTGCAAAAATATACACACCAACTGTAGCAGTTTTAGCGCTTCTAATGTTTACCATCCCTACATTGATAAATCCTTCCGGTATGGAAGTGTACTTGTATAGAGCTGCAATCTTTTTAGTTATCAGTTGTCCGTGCGCATTAGTATTAAGTATTCCTTTAACTTATTTCTCTGGAATTGGTGCTTCTGCTAGAAATGGAATCTTATTTAAAGGTAGTACATATTTAGATATGTTGGCAAATATTGACAATATTGCTATAGATAAAACAGGTACTCTAACAAAAGGTAATTTTACAGTTTCTAGTTATTCAAATGATGAAACGTTGAAGCTTGCAGCATCAATTGAAGCATTTAGTAACCATCCAATTGCTAGTTCTATAGTTGAATACTATAAAGGACCATTATATGAAGTAAAAGATGTAAAGGAAATTAGCGGAAAAGGTATATCTGGTATCATTGAAGGAAAGATTGTTTTAGTAGGTAACAGACAATTGATGAATGAAAATGATATTATCTATACTAACCTGAACGAAGATACAACATCAGTTCTTGTAGCTATTGAAAATGAGTTCGTTGGACAAGTAGTTATAGAAGATGAAATACACGAAACAGCAAAAGTAGCAATCGATAGCTTAAAAGGTATAGATATCACAATGTTGACAGGTGACAATAAATACATTGCAAGTAAAATAGCCAATGAATTAGGAATCAACTTCAAAAGTGGACTTCTACCTGAACAAAAAATTGAAGAATACAATAATATTCAAAGTGATCAATACAAGATGTTCGTTGGTGATGGAATAAATGATGCTCCACTATTAAAAAATGCAGATATTGGAGTAGCAATGGGACAAGGTAGCGAAATAGCTATTGATGTTGCTGATATAATAATTATGAATAATGACCTTACAAAAATACCCTTGGCTAGAAAAATATCTCTAAAGACTAAAAGAATAGTTTATCAGAATATTGCGTTAACAATTGGACTAAAATTCTTTGTAGTTTCCCTAGCGGCATTTGGGCTCAGTTCTATGTTGGCAGCTATATTCGCCGATGTGGGAGTTTCACTAATTGCTGTAATAAATAGTTTACGTATCATTTACTCAAAAGAATTCAATAATAAGTCTAACCAAAAAACTAATCACTCAAATCGTATTTTTGAACTTTGTTCAGATATAGTAATTTACAGTATTCTAGACTTTCTTTCTAGTGGAGAGAAATCAGCAGATAATCTTTATAATCAAATCAAAGTAAAAACGTCAAGAATAGAGAATCGAATTAAGTTATTAAAAGAAGAAAAACTAATTTCAGAGAAAAAGATTGATGGTGTCACTTACTACTATTTAATTGATAAAAGTATCTTTGAGATGTTAAAATTTAGTACTGTTAATTAA
- a CDS encoding response regulator transcription factor translates to MKIMILEDNIEINRILSESFQNEGYEVASFYNAFDAIEAFKHDKFHCVLTDLMLPIMSGEQFIKKIRVDYYGLIIAITAKVNDSDKLKVLELGADDYITKPFNKREVLLKVNNYIKKITRSNHTTSLNGGEFIYDFHNNNLRINKNEIILTSIEYLTLGELVKSLNKIITRESILQNIYYDDVDVFDRVIDGHIKKLRKKIKEHTATEYIKTVYGMGYKLVGVVDE, encoded by the coding sequence ATGAAGATTATGATTTTAGAAGATAACATCGAAATAAATAGAATTCTAAGTGAGTCGTTTCAAAATGAAGGTTATGAGGTAGCATCATTTTATAATGCCTTTGATGCTATTGAAGCATTCAAACATGATAAATTTCATTGTGTGTTAACAGATTTGATGCTTCCTATAATGAGTGGTGAGCAATTTATAAAAAAAATAAGAGTTGATTACTATGGACTAATTATTGCTATTACAGCAAAGGTAAATGATTCTGACAAGTTAAAGGTGCTTGAACTTGGTGCCGATGATTATATAACTAAGCCTTTTAACAAAAGAGAGGTGTTATTAAAAGTTAATAACTATATAAAAAAGATCACAAGAAGCAATCACACTACCTCTTTAAATGGAGGGGAGTTTATTTATGATTTTCACAATAATAACTTGAGAATTAATAAGAATGAAATCATCTTAACTAGTATAGAATATTTAACATTGGGTGAGTTAGTTAAGTCTTTAAACAAAATTATTACAAGAGAATCCATTCTACAAAATATCTATTACGACGATGTTGATGTTTTTGACAGAGTGATTGATGGACACATAAAAAAACTTCGAAAAAAAATCAAAGAACATACAGCAACAGAATACATTAAAACTGTTTATGGTATGGGTTATAAATTAGTTGGTGTAGTTGATGAATAG